The DNA region TATTGGAATTGATTGTAACGCTTCCTTTCGGTCGCAAAGTCGCAACTTTAACCGATGTTTCAATTCCTAAGAGGTATTGGAATTGATTGTAACGATTTCATCGAAGAAGTGCCGGGAGTTACGAAGGTTTCAATTCCTAAGAGGTATTGGAATTGATTGTAACCGTCCGGAACTCAGGACAATCAGTCCGGAACTCAGGTTTCAATTCCTAAGAGGTATTGGAATTGATTGTAACCTGTTGGTATAATCCGACCGCCCAATTGTAGCGGTTTCAATTCCTAAGAGGTATTGGAATTGATTGTAACGCTAAGAAATGGCTCTTATCTGTTGAGTTGCGTTTCAATTCCTAAGAGGTATTGGAATTGATTGTAACCGCTATGCTGTAGAGCCAAGACTCAGTAAGGCTTTCAGCCTCTGGTTCCGGGGCTTGCATATCGGTAATGGATTCCAGAGTTTCAGTTTAGCACGAAAATCGCTGAAACCCTTACCCCATCTGGTGCGGGAGGCAATCTCACGCATCATCGCCTGTAACCCGCTTTCTGCGGACTTTTGAGGGTTGTTTGTTTTGTTCGTTCCATTTACACCTCCTGCCTCCCGCATCTTCATAATTTTCCGAGTAAATATACTTATCGTCAAACTTAGCCCGTTGTAGCAACACGATCGCGGCTTTACAATCGCGATCTTCCTCGTAATTACAGCGATCGCAGCGATACCAACGCTCTTCTAGTGTAATATCGACGATGTTTCCGCAAACGGGGCATTCTTTTGTACTATTTTTGCTCTCAATGCGCTTAAACTCTACACCAGCAACCTTAGACTTTTGTTCGATGAGACTAATCAGTTGTCCGGGGGCAGCATCGACTAAAGACTTACTCAGCCCGGATTTCTGCTGTTTCCGGTTGCGATCGTATCCCGAACCGTCTTCGCGAAGTTTTTTCTTCGCTTTTTTACGGAGATTGGCTGATTGTACGCCATCCTCAATCGCGATCGCGCCAAATGTCCGTACTAAATAAGTGCTAATTTTATGGTTGAGACAGCGCCGCGACAACTTCACTTGTTCGTGCAATCGCTTCTCTGCTTGCTGTAACTTGGCTTCGCGTTGACTTTGTTTTTTACCCTGCCAATGTTCGTAGTGGCGATACTTCAAAGTATTGCACGCCGATTGAGAAATAATCGCTTTAATATCCTTCTCACTGTGCAAAGGCTCGCGTAATAAAGATTCAGCATCTTTAATGGAAATATGAGGACTCACTTCTCGAATTTCTTCTACCGTGCGTCCCGGTTCCTTTAACCAGATAATCAAGCGTTTGATTAACTTTTTCGCTTGCTTGCGTTGCAGTCGCTTCAACCGCTTTTCTGAGTTCCGCAAAAAGCGAGGATTTTGTATTTTTTTATTACTATCCGTCGTCAAAAGTGCATTTAAACCCGGATCGATGCCTACTGCCTTCTTCGATTTTGTCGGTTTAATCCGACTGGGCAACTCGCCGGTAAGCTGAACGTAATAGCCCGAAACTCGCTTGCAAATCTTAAAGACGGCAATTAGGGGAATTTCCCCTGTTTCAGGATTGCGCCAGCGCTTGGTTAAACCCTTAACTTTGAGGGTATCAACTGTTAATTTAGCAAATCCTGGAATGCCTCGGAGTCTATCGTACTTATCAGTATCGGGTTTTACGCTTGTCTTAGGGTTAGGATGAATTAATGTCTCGATTGTCTCTTTGCGGGGCTTAAATCTAGGTTTACCTCGTTTGTTATTATTAGACCCAAAACGAGATTTATCGTACTCTTGCCAACTGGTTGCTAAATTCTTAAGAGTACCTGCTCTAAACTTAGTAGGGATGGGAATTACCGCATCAATCCATTCAGGATGTACTTCGCTAGAGCGCATTTCTTTTAGGATTTTATTGTCGTTCATTTTGGTGATTCCACCCTTCTGCCCAAAGCCCGTAGAACGCAAATAAACATCGACGCGCTTGACTTCGGGATAAAGTTCATCATCGCCCCATACTTCGCCATCTCTACGATTAGGTTCGCGCCAGTCGGGATGCTTCCGATACAGAACAATTGGTTTTCCTTGCTCGTCCTTTTGCCACTGCCAGCCCCAGACATTTAAAAATGCTGCATTTGTATAAACGCACTTCTCATGGTCGAGAATGAGCGGTAAAGTACCATCCTTTTTCGGCGTGACATTTTTGTAGCGTTTAAGCTTCTTAATTTCCTGAAGTGCTTGATGGTCGAGAAGAGAGCAATAAGGAACGAGGATGCGATCGCATTGGTCTTGCTGGTCACTTTTTAGATCTCGATAGTTATTGACCCAGCATTTCGTTTCATTGTCAATGTAAACGTATCGTTTTTCAATCGGTAACGGACAGCAAGGTAAATTCAAGTCGCCAACATCTTCAACGTGCTTTTTAAATTCGCCCGCTTTCGTTTGTGCCTTCCCCTTTTTATCCAGTAAATCTTCGGGGGGATACCCAACTAAAAGTTTTACGGTTTTGGGTGCATACCCTCGGAACTCATCAAAATCGCATAATGCTCGCAATCCAAGATTCCAGACATTGCGCTGCACTTCCAAACAGCGATCGATGAACTCTGCTTGTTCGCGAGTGGGATAGCATTTAAACTCCAAAACAAGCATCCCTTTAGAACTCTCTTCCTTTTCCATAAAACTCTCAAAAAAGAATTAAATTTTAGTTCTACGATCCCTTGATTTTCCCGGAAAACAAATATATTATAAAGTGAGATAGCGACGTTTGGGCGCGAATCGTAGGGATCCTTAAATTTAAGGATGAAGCGGAATTAACCGATGCGGCATTGACGCAAAGCAATGCTTATCCCTCTAAGCGCGGGGACTTTTGAGGCGAGGCAGAAACAGAACCGCGAACTTATATAAGACCCCATCGCAAGGCGATGGCAATACCTTAAGAGGTAGGAGCGGAGCTTTAGGCTCCGCTTCGGCTTTATTCTAGATTAGACTCTTACACGCTCTCGATAGCAACCTCACATTAATGACCCTGACTTTCGAGCCAAAAACTTATAGAAATTTACTAATAAAGTATCAACCTAAAGTGAAACACTTAGCCCGCCAAGAACTCAAGTTCTTGGCTAATAGCTGAAACCCGTTGAAACGGGTTGGATAATACCAATTCTCAGTTACGATGCACTAAATTTTTCGTCGTAGGGGCAGCCACATTGTTATGCCCTCTTCGGGAATCGTGCAAAATCAATGAGAATTGGTATAAGTCTGAATTTCCGAGTCATCTTTAGATGACTTGAGTTATTAGCCTTGGGTTTGAACCCAAGGCGGGCTATGCTTCGATTCATTAACAATGCCCACCAAAACTTAGAGGGTGGGCATTGCTAGTTTTTAACGCTTTTTTGAACTTTTGATACAGAATAGCAATGCCCACCCTACAGGAGGTTAAGATTTGCTCGATAAATAGCCCCTTAACTCGCTAGCACTTCGCTGGCAACTAAACAATCCTTTAGTCCGGCAGCGATGCGCTGTTGTTCTTCAAGCGACAGTTCGGGGAACATCGGCAGGGAGAGAACTTCGCGGGCGGCGCGTTCGGCGCGGGGGAATTGTCCGACGCGATCGCTGCCTTGTTGATACACCGTCTGGAGGTGCAAGGGAATGGGATAATATACCATCGAACTGATGCCTAATTCTTGGAGATACTGGCGAACGCGCGCCCGAAGGGATCCGCTTTGCGGATCGCGCAGATTTTCCCCGCCTCGTTCTTGCAAGCGAATCGTGTATTGATTCCAAGCCGATGTACCGCCCGCAGGTGCTTGAGGGAGTACGACATCGGGAAGGGCGCGCAGTAATTGTTGGTAGCGGGTAGCAACGCGATCGCGCCCTTGGTTCCAAGCATCGAGATGGCGCAGTTTAATGGTTAAAATCGCCGCTTGTAGGGCATCGAGACGGCTATTAAGGCCGATGGCTTCGTGGTGATAGCGATCCGTCATGCCGTGTTCTTTGAGCATTCTCACCCGCGCCGCGATCGCGCTATCGTTTGTCGTTACCGCACCACCATCGCCGCACGCCCCTAAATTTTTAGTCGGAAAAAAGCTAAAACAACCGATATGCCCGATGCTGCCAACTTTTTGCCCCGCCCACTCCGCACCCGTCGCTTGGGCGCAGTCTTCAATAACCGCTAGATTGTGCGCTTCGGCAATCGCCATCAATCGCGTCATATCCACCGGCTGCCCGAACAAATGTACCGGCATAATCGCCTTGGTTTTTGGCGTAATCGCGGCTTCAATCTGTTCTAAATCCAAATTAAAGCTTTCGTCGATGTCTACAAAAACCGGAGTCGCGCCAACTCGGGTAATCACTTCGGCAGTTGCGAAAAAAGTAAAAGGAGTTGTAATCACTTCATCGCCCGCACCGATTTCTAAGGCGCGAAGGGCTAAGTAAAGAGCATCCGTGCCAGAATTACAACCGATGCAGTGGGTTGTGCCGGTATAATCGGCAAACTGCTGCTCGAATTCTGCGACTGCTGCGCCGCCGATGTATCGTCCTGATTGAAGAATGTCTAAAACTGAGGTTTCAACGGCTGTACGAATTTGCTCGTACTGTCTGGTGAGGTCGAGGGGGGGAATCTGTTTCACGCGCTTACGTTAGTAATTTGTACTTATCCAATCAAATTTTTGCTCTTTTGTCATTTGTCGTGATTTCGACAAAATTTGTTCTTCTGTGCGCAGACTGATGAATACTGTAATTCAACTTGGCCCTTCGGATCTCGCTTTTTCCCTCGCCTTCATTGCTGCTGCGATCGCGCTGTCTCGTCTTTCGGGACTCGGGCTGGAAGGGCAACTCGCGATCGCCGCCGGACGCACCATTCTACAACTTCTCGCCGCCGGTTACATCCTCGCCTTCGTCTTTACCCTCAATGCAGGCGGCGTTCTGGTTGCATTAGGAGTAATGATAAGTATTGCCGCGATCGTTTCTCAAAATCGCATCGCCAAAAAACTCAAGCGTTTATTTCCCTGGATTTGGGGTTCCCTGTTCCTCAGTACCGCCCTCACCCTTAGCTACATTATCCTCCTGATTATTCAGCCTCCCGCTTGGTACGATCCGCAATATCTCATTCCCCTCGCTGGCATGATAGTCGGCAATGCGATGGATGCAGCCACCCTCGCCGGAGAACGCCTCGTCAGTACCCTTCGCAATTCTCCCAGCGAAATCGAGACGCACCTCAGTTTGGGCGCAACGCCGGAACAAGCGGTATCTAGCTATCGCAAAGAAGCGATTCGCGCCAGTCTTATTCCCATGCTTAATCGCATGATGGTAGTAGGACTGGTATCGCTACCGGGAATGCTAACGGGGCAGGTTTTGGGAGGAAGCGATCCTTTTGATGCAGCACTGTATCAGATTCTTATTTTGCTCGCGATCGCCTTTGCAGATATTGTCGTCGTTCTCGTCATTACCGAAGGAATTCTCCGGCAATTTTTTAACCGCAATGCTCAGTTAAATTATGAGTTATGAGTTATGAGTTATGAATTATGAATTATGAGTGATGAATGGTAAATGATGAATTACGAATTACCAACTACGAATTACGAATTACCAACTACGAATTACGAATTACCAACTACGAATTACGAATTACGAATTACGAATTACCAACTGGTACTTCCCGTAATAAGCGTTCCACAATTGCTTTTGCTTGTCGCCCGCCTGCCGGAATCATTCGATGGGCGAGAACGTGGGGCGCTAAATGTTTGATATCATCGGGAATTGCATAATTTCGTCCTTCCAGAAAGGCGAACGCTTGGGCAGCGCGTTGCAACGCTATCGTCCCGCGAGGACTTACACCGAGGGTAATTTCATTGTCCGTTCGCGAGGCGCGCACGAGATTTAAGATATATTGTTGTAACTCCGTCGCAACTTGTACTTGACCCACTTGTTCTTGTAACTCAAATACTTCTTCGAGGGAAATGCAAGGTTGAAGGGTGTCTAGTCCTTGATGTCCCTGTTGTCTTTGCAACATTTGCAATTCTTCGGTTTCGGTAGGATATCCCAGGGTTAATGACAAGGCAAACCGATCCATTTGCGCCTCGGGCAGGGGAAATGTACCTTGATATTCGATGGGGTTTTGTGTTGCGATCGCGAAAAAGGGTTGCGGTACTTTACGCGATACACCATCCACCGTTACCTGTTGTTCTTCCATTACTTCGAGCAATGCTGATTGGGTACGCGGTGTAGCGCGGTTAATTTCGTCAGCCAGCAAAACATTAGAAAAAACAGGCCCCGCCATGAATTCAAATTCGCGGCTACTGGGGTTCCAAATATTAGTTCCGGTAATATCGGTCGGTAAGAGGTCGGGGGTGCATTGAATGCGCTGAAATTTGCCGTTAATCGATCGCGCTAAGGATTTTGCCAGCAGCGTTTTTCCGACTCCCGGCACGTCTTCGAGTAAGGCATGACCGCCACTGAGTAGGGCGACTAAAACTAAGCGAACTGCATCGGCTTTACCAACCAGAGTTTGAGCGAGATTATCAGTTAGTTTAGTAATAGAGTGGTTCATAGTTAGTAATTAGTAATTCGTAATTCGTAGTTAGTAATTCGCGGTCATTGAGCTTGCCGAAATGTAATTCGTAATTCGTAATTCGTAATTCATCATTTACCATTCATTATTCATTATTCATCATTCACTATTCATTAGTATAGCGGCTTGACAATCGATGGCAATTTGTGCCTTAAGGGCATCTAAAGAAGAAAATTTTTGTTCGGGACGCAAAAATTGCATGAGATGAACGGTTAAAGTTTGACCGTATAAATCTCCCGACCAATCTAATAGGTGAATTTCAATCGTTGGCGCGGTACTGCCATCTACAGTCGGACGACAGCCAATATTAGCGACTCCCAGAAGAGTTTGCTGGGAGGGCAAAATAACTTTAACGCTGTAAACACCGTAATGGGGTAAAAGTTTGTTGGGGGGAACTTGTAAGTTTGCGGTGGGAAAGCCGATAGTTCTGCCGAGTTGTTGTCCGGTGACGACAGTGCCGATGAAAGAATAGGGACGACCGAGTAAGCGATTGGCTTGTTCGAGTTTTCCGTCTAAAAGGGCTTGACGGATGGCAGAACTGCTGATTCGAGGGGTGGCGGTTTCGGGGCTATCGCCCGTGCTACTTTTTAAGGTCGCGATCGCAACTTCCACCCCATAATTTTGCGCGATCGCTTGTAAATCTTGCGCTGTTCCCGTTCTTTTTGCGCCAAAGCGGAAATCTGCGCCAATAGCAACCAGTTTTGCCCCTAATTGTTCGACTAAAATCTTACTGACAAAGGCTTCCGGACTCAAAGCGGCGAGTTCGCGATCGAAGGGTAATAAAATCAATTGTCGCACCCCTAATGCTTCAAGCTGCTGTACTTTTTCTTCGAGGGGAGTCAGGAGGGCTTTACTTTTGCCGGTGAAAAATTCTTGGGGATGGGGATTGAAGGTAACGACGGTCGGGTA from Oscillatoria sp. FACHB-1406 includes:
- the c2c8 gene encoding type V CRISPR-associated protein C2c8, with translation MEKEESSKGMLVLEFKCYPTREQAEFIDRCLEVQRNVWNLGLRALCDFDEFRGYAPKTVKLLVGYPPEDLLDKKGKAQTKAGEFKKHVEDVGDLNLPCCPLPIEKRYVYIDNETKCWVNNYRDLKSDQQDQCDRILVPYCSLLDHQALQEIKKLKRYKNVTPKKDGTLPLILDHEKCVYTNAAFLNVWGWQWQKDEQGKPIVLYRKHPDWREPNRRDGEVWGDDELYPEVKRVDVYLRSTGFGQKGGITKMNDNKILKEMRSSEVHPEWIDAVIPIPTKFRAGTLKNLATSWQEYDKSRFGSNNNKRGKPRFKPRKETIETLIHPNPKTSVKPDTDKYDRLRGIPGFAKLTVDTLKVKGLTKRWRNPETGEIPLIAVFKICKRVSGYYVQLTGELPSRIKPTKSKKAVGIDPGLNALLTTDSNKKIQNPRFLRNSEKRLKRLQRKQAKKLIKRLIIWLKEPGRTVEEIREVSPHISIKDAESLLREPLHSEKDIKAIISQSACNTLKYRHYEHWQGKKQSQREAKLQQAEKRLHEQVKLSRRCLNHKISTYLVRTFGAIAIEDGVQSANLRKKAKKKLREDGSGYDRNRKQQKSGLSKSLVDAAPGQLISLIEQKSKVAGVEFKRIESKNSTKECPVCGNIVDITLEERWYRCDRCNYEEDRDCKAAIVLLQRAKFDDKYIYSENYEDAGGRRCKWNEQNKQPSKVRRKRVTGDDA
- a CDS encoding aminotransferase class I/II-fold pyridoxal phosphate-dependent enzyme, with the protein product MKQIPPLDLTRQYEQIRTAVETSVLDILQSGRYIGGAAVAEFEQQFADYTGTTHCIGCNSGTDALYLALRALEIGAGDEVITTPFTFFATAEVITRVGATPVFVDIDESFNLDLEQIEAAITPKTKAIMPVHLFGQPVDMTRLMAIAEAHNLAVIEDCAQATGAEWAGQKVGSIGHIGCFSFFPTKNLGACGDGGAVTTNDSAIAARVRMLKEHGMTDRYHHEAIGLNSRLDALQAAILTIKLRHLDAWNQGRDRVATRYQQLLRALPDVVLPQAPAGGTSAWNQYTIRLQERGGENLRDPQSGSLRARVRQYLQELGISSMVYYPIPLHLQTVYQQGSDRVGQFPRAERAAREVLSLPMFPELSLEEQQRIAAGLKDCLVASEVLAS
- the fetB gene encoding iron export ABC transporter permease subunit FetB, which encodes MNTVIQLGPSDLAFSLAFIAAAIALSRLSGLGLEGQLAIAAGRTILQLLAAGYILAFVFTLNAGGVLVALGVMISIAAIVSQNRIAKKLKRLFPWIWGSLFLSTALTLSYIILLIIQPPAWYDPQYLIPLAGMIVGNAMDAATLAGERLVSTLRNSPSEIETHLSLGATPEQAVSSYRKEAIRASLIPMLNRMMVVGLVSLPGMLTGQVLGGSDPFDAALYQILILLAIAFADIVVVLVITEGILRQFFNRNAQLNYEL
- a CDS encoding MoxR family ATPase, which encodes MNHSITKLTDNLAQTLVGKADAVRLVLVALLSGGHALLEDVPGVGKTLLAKSLARSINGKFQRIQCTPDLLPTDITGTNIWNPSSREFEFMAGPVFSNVLLADEINRATPRTQSALLEVMEEQQVTVDGVSRKVPQPFFAIATQNPIEYQGTFPLPEAQMDRFALSLTLGYPTETEELQMLQRQQGHQGLDTLQPCISLEEVFELQEQVGQVQVATELQQYILNLVRASRTDNEITLGVSPRGTIALQRAAQAFAFLEGRNYAIPDDIKHLAPHVLAHRMIPAGGRQAKAIVERLLREVPVGNS
- a CDS encoding bifunctional riboflavin kinase/FAD synthetase, whose translation is MWVTSSTATALTPTAIALGNFDGVHLGHCSAIAPIIHYSAASDRSLLTYPTVVTFNPHPQEFFTGKSKALLTPLEEKVQQLEALGVRQLILLPFDRELAALSPEAFVSKILVEQLGAKLVAIGADFRFGAKRTGTAQDLQAIAQNYGVEVAIATLKSSTGDSPETATPRISSSAIRQALLDGKLEQANRLLGRPYSFIGTVVTGQQLGRTIGFPTANLQVPPNKLLPHYGVYSVKVILPSQQTLLGVANIGCRPTVDGSTAPTIEIHLLDWSGDLYGQTLTVHLMQFLRPEQKFSSLDALKAQIAIDCQAAILMNSE